In Chloroflexota bacterium, a single genomic region encodes these proteins:
- a CDS encoding glycosyltransferase family 2 protein encodes MTSEGPRISRRSVEEASSIMPVADLSTRTAILSRTPADDPTANAITIVVPAYNEEHGIRPVVDRLRGAMDGFDYPYEILVVDDGSKDRTAEEARKSGVRVVQHRQNRGYGEALKTGIRHALYERIAIIDADGSYPEKEIPRLAAMLDDAEMVVGARTGPNAAIPLIRRPAKNFLRWLASFLTGTPIPDLNSGLRLFRRALAIEFFDLLPSKFSFTTTITLAALNSGYLVEYVEVDYYARTGKSKIRPIQDTWNFFMLIIRLTLIFRPLKVYLPIAIGLFLVAALIVAVGWFGFGKIFDNTALIFLFAAFQCVAIGLLADVVNVRRSRAPEK; translated from the coding sequence ATGACGTCCGAAGGACCGCGCATCTCGCGGCGGTCGGTCGAGGAAGCGTCCAGCATCATGCCAGTTGCCGATCTGAGCACGCGGACCGCGATTCTCTCGCGCACCCCGGCTGACGATCCAACCGCCAACGCCATCACCATCGTCGTTCCAGCGTACAACGAAGAGCACGGCATCCGCCCGGTCGTGGACCGGCTGCGCGGCGCGATGGACGGGTTCGACTACCCCTATGAGATCCTGGTCGTGGACGACGGCTCGAAGGACCGCACGGCCGAGGAAGCGCGCAAGTCCGGCGTGCGGGTGGTTCAGCATCGCCAGAATCGCGGCTACGGCGAGGCCCTGAAGACGGGCATCCGCCACGCCCTCTACGAGCGCATCGCGATCATCGACGCGGATGGCAGCTATCCCGAGAAGGAGATCCCGCGCCTCGCCGCGATGCTCGACGACGCCGAGATGGTGGTCGGGGCGCGGACTGGCCCGAACGCGGCGATCCCGCTCATCCGACGCCCGGCCAAGAACTTCCTGCGCTGGCTGGCCAGCTTCCTGACCGGCACGCCGATCCCCGACCTGAACTCGGGGCTGCGGCTGTTCCGCCGGGCGCTCGCCATCGAGTTCTTCGACCTGCTGCCCTCGAAGTTCTCGTTCACTACGACGATCACCCTGGCCGCGCTCAACAGTGGCTACCTCGTCGAGTACGTCGAGGTCGACTACTACGCCCGCACCGGCAAGTCGAAGATCCGCCCGATCCAGGACACCTGGAACTTCTTCATGCTGATCATCCGGCTGACGCTGATCTTCCGGCCGCTGAAGGTCTACCTGCCGATCGCCATCGGCCTGTTCCTGGTGGCGGCGCTGATCGTGGCGGTTGGCTGGTTCGGCTTCGGCAAGATCTTCGACAACACGGCCCTGATCTTCCTGTTCGCGGCGTTCCAGTGCGTCGCCATCGGGCTGCTGGCCGACGTGGTCAACGTGCGTCGGAGCCGAGCGCCGGAGAAGTAG